In Salipiger profundus, one genomic interval encodes:
- a CDS encoding DnaA N-terminal domain-containing protein, with amino-acid sequence MDAKRFTGPQAGSQKYDLLTALSVAGLNGSPGFQTSMLRLVALVTARYNWARNELTVGQREMARLWSVDERTVKREIKRLTAAEILLQLRPGVRGRVAAYRLNIAEIYRLSAPVWERVGPDFSERMEAQQQTPEPDKVVHVNFGPTVATPPTPEVGPAEGQGGPWERCLGRLARLEPSLHRNWFAGLQCEGVENGVLTLTAPSAFVAQYVQTHHMRLLMGAAQLEYPGLRRIDLQS; translated from the coding sequence ATGGATGCGAAACGGTTCACCGGGCCACAGGCCGGGTCACAGAAATACGATCTGCTGACCGCGCTGTCGGTGGCGGGGCTGAACGGGTCTCCGGGGTTCCAGACCTCGATGCTCCGGCTCGTGGCTCTGGTGACGGCGCGCTACAACTGGGCCCGCAACGAGCTGACCGTGGGGCAGCGCGAAATGGCGCGGCTCTGGTCGGTGGACGAACGGACCGTCAAGCGCGAGATCAAGCGGCTGACCGCGGCCGAGATCTTGCTGCAACTGCGGCCCGGTGTGCGGGGCAGGGTGGCTGCCTACCGGCTCAACATCGCCGAAATCTACCGGCTGAGTGCGCCCGTCTGGGAACGCGTCGGTCCGGATTTCTCTGAACGCATGGAAGCCCAGCAACAGACCCCCGAACCCGACAAGGTCGTGCACGTGAATTTCGGGCCCACCGTCGCGACGCCGCCCACGCCGGAAGTCGGGCCGGCGGAAGGGCAGGGGGGGCCGTGGGAGCGCTGCCTCGGGCGGCTCGCCCGGCTCGAGCCCAGCCTGCATCGCAACTGGTTCGCCGGGCTGCAGTGCGAAGGGGTGGAAAACGGCGTGCTGACGCTCACCGCGCCATCGGCCTTCGTGGCGCAATATGTCCAGACCCATCACATGCGCCTTCTCATGGGCGCGGCACAGCTCGAGTATCCGGGCCTGAGGCGGATCGACCTTCAAAGCTGA
- a CDS encoding response regulator transcription factor → MRMLLVEDNDELAETILDRLRSEGHSVDRESDGNEANALLRFAAFDIVLLDINLPGRSGYDVLRSMRSRGDQTPVIVLTARSEIDDRIIGLDAGADDYMVKPFDFRELSARCRVLARRRAGASSNVFTAGPFSFDRAAKQARLGEQTIDLRAREIQMLEIMVDNLGRMLTKEEVADKLYSFDETPSLNAVEQILTRLRRKLEGTPLVIKTVRGLGYLPYVADDD, encoded by the coding sequence ATGAGGATGCTGCTTGTGGAAGACAACGACGAACTCGCGGAGACGATCCTGGATCGCCTGCGCAGCGAGGGGCATTCGGTCGACCGCGAGAGCGACGGCAACGAGGCCAACGCGCTGCTGCGCTTCGCCGCCTTCGACATCGTGCTGCTCGACATCAACCTGCCCGGCCGCAGCGGCTACGACGTGCTGCGCTCGATGCGCTCGCGCGGGGACCAGACGCCGGTGATCGTGCTCACCGCCCGCAGCGAGATCGACGACCGGATCATCGGGCTCGATGCCGGCGCCGACGACTACATGGTCAAGCCCTTCGACTTCCGCGAGTTGTCGGCCCGCTGCCGGGTGCTCGCCCGCCGCCGCGCCGGCGCGTCGAGCAACGTCTTCACCGCCGGACCCTTCAGCTTCGACCGGGCCGCCAAGCAGGCGCGGCTCGGCGAGCAGACCATCGACCTGCGCGCCCGCGAGATCCAGATGCTCGAGATCATGGTCGACAACCTCGGGCGGATGCTCACCAAGGAAGAGGTGGCCGACAAGCTCTATTCCTTCGACGAGACCCCCAGCCTGAACGCGGTCGAGCAGATCCTGACCCGGCTGCGCCGCAAGCTCGAGGGCACGCCGCTGGTCATCAAGACCGTGCGCGGGCTGGGCTACCTTCCCTATGTCGCGGACGATGACTGA
- a CDS encoding sensor histidine kinase, with product MTDLRAHSLKRRLLVSMAAGFGALLLIISILLWNYARDASNRTFDLLLAGAALSVLERVSYNTDGPTVDLPQSAMDILALAADDRIVYRVFSPKYGELTGMADLPLPDTSGPSAEPVFYNADLDEGFRFVLQGRQITSSAGREWVFVQMGQTLNARKDQQLSLFLNGMGGLAVVSLIGLGFVWLAIRASLAPLHQIADTLLARSPRDLSPIEGDPPQEISGLFQAINGFIAQLGRNRALTERFIADVAHQTRTSLSALQGQLALASDAETPEALRERLGRTSAQAERTVRLTNQLLSNAMVSHRSEEAQLEPLDLRPLVRNTLAELLRERRLRKATLSFDDAGLPDGRGRIRGDAISIREALRNLIDNAIRHGGEDNTIVIRLDGDETTITLTVSDAGPGIAPADRLRATERFTSINRATAGSGLGLAIVRSVAEGHDARLTLGTSRLGGLRASILFRRLAVMLLAGLLALIAAPRAEADELLVHAATDPAAMRPLIEAFEARNPAVDVVYHDYQTVDLYQELLDPSPETVPDLVISSAMDLQVDLVNRGLAHRLRVPQAWQPPEWASWRSELFGFTFEPAAILYDRRVLPESNLPTSHRDLSSFIRDHEDELRGKIGGYDLRRSGIGYLFATQDTIQSVQAQRLMEVLGRANIRTFNTTASMVQATREGRICMALNIISSYAMALVADDPNIGVHFLDDYNLVMTRSAFVPRGARNPVRAEAFIGFLLSPEGQAILDAETPLFSLMPPAGGLTPPALPMPRSSTNFLPIRLGPSLLTFLDRIKREDFLRNWDSTLMGDPGP from the coding sequence ATGACTGACCTGCGCGCCCATTCGCTCAAGCGGCGGCTTCTGGTCAGCATGGCAGCGGGCTTCGGGGCCCTGCTGCTGATCATCTCGATCCTGCTGTGGAACTACGCGCGCGACGCCTCGAACCGGACCTTCGACCTGCTGCTCGCGGGGGCGGCGCTGTCGGTGCTGGAACGGGTGTCCTACAACACCGACGGGCCGACGGTGGACCTGCCGCAGTCGGCCATGGACATCCTTGCGCTCGCCGCCGACGACCGGATCGTCTATCGCGTGTTCTCGCCGAAATACGGCGAGCTCACCGGCATGGCCGATCTGCCCCTGCCCGACACGTCCGGCCCCTCGGCCGAGCCGGTGTTCTACAACGCCGATCTCGACGAGGGCTTCCGCTTCGTGCTGCAGGGCCGCCAGATCACCTCGAGCGCCGGGCGCGAGTGGGTCTTCGTCCAGATGGGCCAGACGCTGAACGCCCGCAAGGACCAGCAGTTGTCGCTGTTTCTGAACGGCATGGGCGGGCTCGCCGTGGTGTCGCTGATCGGGCTGGGCTTCGTCTGGCTGGCGATCCGGGCATCGCTCGCCCCGCTGCACCAGATCGCCGACACGCTGCTTGCCCGGTCGCCGCGTGACCTGTCGCCGATCGAGGGCGACCCGCCGCAGGAAATCTCGGGGCTCTTCCAGGCGATCAACGGCTTCATCGCGCAGCTCGGACGCAACCGCGCGCTGACCGAGCGTTTCATCGCGGATGTCGCGCACCAGACCCGCACCTCGCTCTCGGCGCTGCAGGGCCAGCTGGCGCTCGCCTCCGATGCCGAGACCCCCGAGGCGCTGCGCGAACGGCTGGGGCGGACCTCGGCGCAGGCCGAGCGGACGGTGCGTCTGACCAACCAGCTCCTGTCGAACGCCATGGTCTCGCACCGCTCGGAAGAGGCGCAGCTCGAGCCGCTGGACCTGCGCCCGCTGGTCCGCAACACGCTGGCCGAACTGCTGCGCGAGCGGCGGCTGCGCAAGGCGACGCTGTCGTTCGACGATGCCGGCCTGCCCGACGGGCGGGGGCGCATCCGGGGAGACGCCATTTCGATCCGCGAGGCGCTGCGCAACCTGATCGACAACGCCATCCGTCACGGCGGCGAGGACAACACCATCGTGATCCGGCTCGATGGCGACGAGACCACGATCACGCTCACCGTCTCGGACGCCGGCCCCGGCATCGCCCCCGCCGACCGGCTGCGTGCGACCGAGCGATTCACCTCGATCAACCGGGCGACGGCGGGCTCGGGGCTGGGGCTCGCGATCGTCCGGTCGGTGGCCGAGGGCCACGACGCGCGGCTGACGCTCGGCACCTCGCGGCTTGGCGGGCTTCGCGCCTCGATCCTGTTCCGGCGGCTGGCGGTGATGCTGCTCGCGGGGCTCCTGGCCCTGATCGCAGCCCCGCGCGCGGAGGCCGACGAGCTTCTCGTCCACGCCGCCACCGATCCCGCCGCCATGCGCCCGCTGATCGAGGCATTCGAGGCCCGCAACCCGGCCGTCGACGTGGTCTACCACGATTACCAGACCGTCGATCTCTACCAGGAACTTCTCGATCCCTCGCCCGAGACGGTGCCGGATCTCGTGATTTCCTCGGCGATGGACCTTCAGGTCGACCTCGTGAACCGCGGTCTTGCGCACCGGCTGCGCGTTCCGCAAGCATGGCAGCCGCCGGAATGGGCCTCGTGGCGATCCGAGCTTTTCGGCTTCACCTTCGAGCCCGCCGCGATCCTCTACGACCGGCGGGTGCTGCCCGAGTCGAACCTGCCAACCAGCCACCGCGACCTGTCGAGCTTCATCCGCGATCACGAGGACGAGCTGCGCGGCAAGATCGGCGGCTACGACCTGCGGCGCTCCGGCATCGGCTACCTGTTCGCCACGCAGGACACGATCCAGAGCGTGCAGGCGCAGCGGCTGATGGAGGTATTGGGCCGCGCCAACATCCGCACCTTCAACACCACGGCGAGCATGGTTCAGGCCACGCGCGAGGGCCGGATCTGCATGGCGCTGAACATCATCAGCTCCTACGCCATGGCGCTGGTCGCCGACGATCCGAACATCGGGGTGCATTTCCTCGACGACTACAATCTCGTGATGACCCGCAGCGCCTTTGTTCCCAGGGGCGCGCGCAACCCGGTGCGCGCCGAGGCCTTCATCGGCTTCCTGCTGTCACCCGAGGGGCAGGCGATCCTCGACGCCGAGACACCGCTGTTCTCGCTGATGCCCCCGGCGGGCGGCCTGACCCCGCCGGCGCTGCCGATGCCGCGCAGCTCGACCAACTTCCTGCCGATCCGGCTGGGCCCCAGCCTGCTGACCTTTCTGGACCGCATCAAGCGCGAGGACTTCCTGCGCAACTGGGATTCGACCCTGATGGGCGATCCCGGCCCCTGA
- the thiD gene encoding bifunctional hydroxymethylpyrimidine kinase/phosphomethylpyrimidine kinase: MTPNILSIAGSDPSGGAGIQADIKAISANGGYAMAVITALTAQNTRGVSAVHLTPPEIVAAQIRAIREDIAVHAVKIGMLGDAEITACVAREIAGIGCPVVLDPVMVAKGGDRLLDAASVGALRDSLLPLASVVTPNLPEAADLLDRPEAKCRDDMQAQARALLALGPAAVLLKGGHLAGEVSDDLLATRETETWLSGPRIATGNTHGTGCTLSSALAAQLGAGLPLAEAATEAKRYITGAIAAADRLAVGSGHGPVHHFHAVGWGEDQRG, translated from the coding sequence ATGACCCCCAACATCCTCTCGATCGCCGGCTCCGATCCCTCGGGTGGCGCCGGCATCCAGGCCGACATCAAGGCGATCTCGGCGAACGGCGGTTACGCGATGGCGGTCATCACCGCGCTCACGGCACAGAACACCCGGGGCGTGTCGGCGGTGCATCTGACCCCGCCCGAAATCGTCGCGGCGCAGATCCGGGCGATCCGCGAGGACATCGCGGTTCACGCGGTCAAGATCGGGATGCTGGGCGACGCCGAGATCACCGCCTGCGTTGCGCGCGAGATCGCCGGAATCGGCTGCCCCGTCGTGCTCGACCCGGTGATGGTCGCCAAGGGCGGTGACCGGCTGCTGGACGCGGCTTCGGTCGGTGCGCTGCGCGACAGCCTGCTGCCACTGGCCAGCGTCGTGACCCCGAACCTGCCCGAGGCCGCGGACCTTCTGGACCGCCCCGAGGCCAAGTGCCGGGACGACATGCAGGCGCAGGCCCGTGCGCTGCTTGCGCTCGGACCCGCTGCGGTGCTGCTCAAGGGGGGCCATCTTGCAGGTGAGGTCAGCGACGATCTGCTTGCCACGCGCGAAACCGAGACATGGCTTTCCGGTCCGCGCATCGCGACGGGAAACACCCACGGCACCGGCTGCACGCTGTCCTCGGCGCTTGCGGCACAGCTCGGAGCGGGCCTGCCGCTCGCCGAGGCCGCAACCGAGGCCAAGCGCTACATCACCGGCGCCATCGCGGCGGCCGACCGTCTGGCGGTCGGTTCCGGCCACGGCCCGGTGCATCACTTCCATGCGGTCGGATGGGGGGAGGATCAGCGCGGTTGA
- a CDS encoding ParB/RepB/Spo0J family partition protein, translated as MSKNKFGFGPLEDPPAPARRRRDVGPMGAAVREAASSLSDSTESLVEQRRQNAADAKSWRQAQDEGRVLVEIPLDAIRTDALPRDRLDLDAVAGSDEMEELKTSIRERGQKEPIEVFEVGGGYQLKKGWRRLTALRQLHHETADPRFAHAVARVAEGAGSRIDLYIDMVEENVIREDLSFAEMAQVAITAAQEEDQNAGELVNRIYASLHKMKRSYIRSFVFLLEELGEALVFPKAVSRNLGVDVARRLQSAPDAGQGLRADLAAVASPDEQAAVLRRFLDGSERPASQKPRREKSVKYEFHVGRSKVTARKGECRILSETDFSSVDRARMQRAIEAFEAVIDEE; from the coding sequence ATGAGCAAGAACAAGTTCGGTTTCGGTCCGCTCGAGGATCCCCCCGCCCCGGCGCGCCGTCGCCGTGACGTCGGCCCGATGGGGGCCGCGGTGCGCGAGGCGGCGAGCAGCCTCAGTGACAGCACCGAGAGCCTTGTCGAGCAGCGGCGCCAGAACGCGGCAGACGCCAAATCCTGGCGGCAGGCGCAGGACGAGGGCAGGGTGCTTGTCGAGATTCCGCTCGACGCGATCCGCACCGACGCGCTGCCACGGGATCGTCTCGATCTCGACGCGGTGGCGGGCTCGGACGAGATGGAGGAACTCAAGACCTCGATCCGCGAGCGCGGCCAGAAAGAGCCGATCGAGGTGTTCGAAGTCGGCGGCGGCTACCAGCTCAAGAAGGGCTGGCGCCGTCTGACCGCGCTGCGGCAGCTGCACCATGAAACCGCCGATCCGCGCTTTGCCCATGCGGTCGCGCGGGTGGCCGAGGGCGCCGGCAGCCGCATCGACCTCTACATCGACATGGTCGAAGAGAACGTGATCCGCGAGGATCTGTCCTTTGCCGAGATGGCGCAGGTCGCGATCACCGCTGCGCAGGAAGAGGACCAGAACGCCGGCGAGCTGGTGAACCGGATCTACGCCTCGCTGCACAAGATGAAACGGAGCTACATCCGCAGCTTCGTCTTCCTGCTGGAAGAGCTCGGCGAGGCGCTGGTGTTTCCCAAGGCGGTCTCGCGCAACCTCGGTGTCGATGTCGCGCGGCGTCTTCAGTCGGCGCCCGACGCGGGGCAGGGGCTTCGCGCCGATCTGGCTGCGGTAGCTTCGCCCGACGAACAGGCTGCGGTCCTGCGCAGGTTCCTTGACGGCTCCGAGCGCCCTGCTTCGCAGAAGCCGCGTCGTGAGAAGAGCGTGAAGTACGAATTCCACGTCGGCCGCTCCAAGGTCACCGCGCGCAAGGGCGAGTGCCGCATCCTGTCTGAGACCGATTTCTCCTCGGTTGACCGGGCGCGGATGCAGCGCGCCATCGAGGCCTTCGAAGCGGTCATCGACGAAGAGTAA
- the kduI gene encoding 5-dehydro-4-deoxy-D-glucuronate isomerase, with the protein MLTVETRHAIHPDHAKGMDTAGLREHFLGEGLFADGEIRLIYTHYDRFTLGGAVPAGGTLTLDKVEETKTDSFLDRREMGIVNIGETGTVEAGGETYEMNRGDVLYLGMGTGAVTFGGAGRFYITSAPAHRALPSRLVTVADCVEVNLGAAETSNKRTIKQFIHPQVMESCQLILGYTSLEDGSVWNTIPAHIHDRRMEAYLYWGMDEEARVLHLMGKPDETRHMFVANEQAVISPTWSIHSGAGIGEYTFIWAMAGDNVDYTDMEFIQPKDMR; encoded by the coding sequence ATGCTGACAGTCGAAACCCGCCACGCGATCCATCCCGACCATGCCAAGGGCATGGACACCGCCGGGCTGCGCGAACACTTCCTTGGCGAGGGGCTCTTCGCAGACGGCGAGATCCGTCTGATCTACACCCACTACGATCGCTTCACCCTTGGTGGCGCCGTGCCCGCCGGCGGGACGCTGACGCTCGACAAGGTCGAGGAGACGAAGACCGACAGCTTCCTCGACCGCCGCGAGATGGGCATCGTCAACATCGGCGAGACCGGCACCGTCGAGGCTGGTGGCGAGACCTACGAGATGAACCGGGGCGATGTGCTCTACCTCGGCATGGGCACCGGCGCGGTGACCTTCGGCGGCGCGGGCCGCTTCTACATCACCTCGGCCCCGGCGCACCGCGCCCTGCCCTCGCGGCTGGTGACCGTGGCCGATTGCGTCGAGGTGAACCTCGGGGCGGCAGAGACCTCGAACAAGCGCACCATCAAGCAGTTCATTCACCCGCAGGTCATGGAAAGCTGCCAACTGATCCTGGGCTACACCTCGCTCGAGGACGGGTCGGTCTGGAACACGATTCCCGCCCACATCCACGATCGCCGGATGGAAGCCTACCTCTACTGGGGCATGGATGAAGAGGCGCGCGTGCTGCACCTGATGGGCAAGCCGGACGAGACGCGCCACATGTTCGTCGCCAACGAGCAGGCGGTGATTTCGCCGACGTGGTCGATTCACTCGGGCGCGGGCATCGGCGAATACACCTTCATCTGGGCCATGGCCGGCGACAACGTCGACTACACCGACATGGAGTTCATCCAGCCGAAGGACATGCGCTGA
- a CDS encoding Bug family tripartite tricarboxylate transporter substrate binding protein, which yields MKITHITTAFVCALGLGTPVFAQSEIDNPECVAPANPGGGFDLTCRVAQTGLEPHVSEPVQVTFMPGGIGAVAFNQFNTNRTDDGSAIVAWSTGSLLNIILGKYGEFDENDVRWLATAGADFGAVVVSADSEYNSLKDVMDDLASDPQSVVVGAGGSVGSQDWMKGALLMREAGGTPMQMRYVAFDGGGDAIAALLGGSIEVYTGDVGEMVPYLESGDMKILATLAPERLDAPFDEIPTAKEEGYDVEWTIMRGFYMGKDVSDADYQKWVDAFEAAYATEEFAKVQNERGLLPLNMSGEELTSSINTTMGELRTIATEAGLIQ from the coding sequence ATGAAAATTACCCACATCACCACGGCCTTCGTGTGCGCGCTCGGCCTCGGCACCCCGGTCTTCGCCCAGAGCGAGATCGACAACCCCGAGTGCGTTGCGCCCGCGAACCCCGGCGGTGGCTTCGACCTGACCTGCCGCGTGGCGCAGACCGGCCTCGAGCCGCATGTCTCCGAGCCCGTGCAGGTCACCTTCATGCCCGGCGGCATCGGCGCCGTGGCCTTCAACCAGTTCAACACCAACCGCACCGATGACGGCTCGGCGATCGTCGCCTGGTCGACCGGGTCGCTGCTGAACATCATCCTCGGCAAGTACGGCGAGTTCGACGAGAACGATGTGCGCTGGCTCGCGACCGCAGGTGCCGACTTTGGCGCCGTGGTCGTGTCCGCCGACAGCGAGTACAACTCGCTCAAGGACGTGATGGATGACCTCGCCTCCGACCCGCAGTCGGTGGTCGTGGGCGCCGGCGGCTCGGTCGGCTCGCAGGACTGGATGAAGGGCGCGCTGCTGATGCGCGAGGCGGGCGGCACGCCCATGCAGATGCGCTACGTCGCCTTCGACGGCGGCGGCGATGCCATCGCGGCACTGCTCGGCGGCTCGATCGAGGTCTACACCGGCGACGTCGGCGAGATGGTGCCCTACCTCGAGAGCGGCGACATGAAGATCCTCGCGACCCTCGCGCCCGAGCGCCTCGACGCGCCCTTCGACGAGATCCCGACCGCCAAGGAAGAGGGCTACGACGTCGAGTGGACGATCATGCGCGGCTTCTACATGGGCAAGGACGTCTCCGACGCCGACTACCAGAAATGGGTCGACGCCTTCGAGGCCGCCTACGCAACCGAGGAATTCGCCAAGGTCCAGAACGAGCGTGGCCTGCTGCCGCTCAACATGTCCGGCGAAGAGCTGACCAGCTCGATCAACACGACGATGGGCGAGCTTCGCACCATCGCCACCGAAGCGGGTCTCATCCAGTAA
- a CDS encoding tripartite tricarboxylate transporter TctB family protein yields the protein MADRIFAAVLLAVSIGYAVIAFTVISAPFQYDPLGPESWPQILSVVAILCLLGILWKPDTNRLDVTKRVWFRLATAVVMLLAYGDLYEPLGFVLSTILFGTLMALMLGAPKLRALGFGVAAGIFGWLLCVTLMDLNLPEGALIEYLLEATTADQEGGN from the coding sequence ATGGCCGACCGCATCTTCGCGGCGGTTCTGCTGGCCGTGTCCATCGGCTACGCGGTGATCGCCTTCACCGTCATCAGCGCCCCGTTCCAGTATGACCCGCTCGGCCCCGAAAGCTGGCCGCAAATCCTCTCGGTCGTCGCGATCCTGTGCCTGCTGGGCATCCTCTGGAAGCCCGACACCAATCGTCTCGACGTCACGAAGCGCGTCTGGTTCCGGCTCGCCACCGCGGTGGTGATGCTGCTCGCCTACGGCGATCTCTACGAACCACTGGGCTTCGTGCTCTCGACCATTCTCTTCGGCACGCTGATGGCGCTGATGCTGGGCGCACCGAAACTGCGCGCCCTGGGCTTCGGCGTCGCCGCCGGCATCTTCGGCTGGCTGCTCTGCGTGACGCTCATGGACCTCAACCTGCCCGAGGGCGCCCTGATCGAGTATCTGCTCGAGGCGACGACGGCAGACCAGGAAGGAGGCAACTGA
- the kduD gene encoding 2-dehydro-3-deoxy-D-gluconate 5-dehydrogenase KduD produces MAGLFSLEGRRALVTGANTGIGQAIAVALAGQGADVTCAGRRSCAETVDAITAAGGKAESLTLDFADPMAARDVFAGAGYSILVNNAGTIRRADSVDYSEADWDAVVDTNLKALFFTCQAFGKALMADGTPGSVINIASLLSFQGGIRVPAYTASKHGVAGVTKILANEWAPHGITVNAIAPGYIATNNTEALREDPDRSKAILDRIPAGRWGDPSDIGGTAAFLASPAATYITGAVLNVDGGWLAR; encoded by the coding sequence ATGGCAGGGCTGTTTTCACTCGAAGGCCGCCGCGCGCTGGTGACCGGTGCCAACACCGGCATCGGTCAGGCCATCGCGGTGGCGCTGGCCGGGCAGGGGGCGGATGTCACCTGCGCCGGGCGCCGCTCCTGCGCCGAGACGGTCGATGCGATCACCGCCGCAGGCGGCAAGGCCGAGTCGCTGACGCTCGATTTTGCCGACCCGATGGCCGCGCGTGACGTTTTCGCGGGGGCGGGCTATTCGATCCTCGTGAACAACGCCGGCACCATCCGGCGCGCCGATTCCGTCGACTACTCCGAGGCCGACTGGGACGCGGTGGTCGACACCAATCTCAAGGCGCTGTTCTTCACCTGCCAGGCCTTTGGCAAGGCGCTGATGGCGGATGGCACCCCGGGTTCGGTCATCAACATCGCGTCGCTGCTGTCGTTCCAGGGCGGGATCCGGGTGCCGGCCTACACCGCCTCCAAGCATGGCGTGGCCGGGGTGACGAAGATCCTCGCCAACGAATGGGCGCCACATGGGATCACGGTTAACGCCATCGCCCCGGGCTATATTGCCACCAACAACACCGAGGCGCTGCGCGAGGATCCGGACCGTTCGAAGGCGATCCTCGACCGGATTCCCGCCGGTCGCTGGGGCGATCCGTCGGACATCGGCGGGACGGCCGCGTTCCTCGCATCGCCCGCGGCGACCTATATCACCGGGGCGGTTCTGAACGTCGACGGTGGCTGGCTCGCCCGCTAG
- a CDS encoding AAA family ATPase encodes MRDHSDLQTMNERSLAQQAAVRKATFSPAEEKTLRPFSIWEISQFMFDVPADTLRKKLADDPSLPQGSTEEDGRQRWFSLGEINELRRRVRFRGKTLLPKRPAGRAMRVAVSNFKGGVGKTVVAQHLANAAALDGYRVLVIDFDPQATMTHSMGLVEVKEWNTVWGIMCRDLCREADRIAQAYDDPADCPYPTADELPEDVQSIGAQRVQDFIQKTAWPTIDIIPSCANAAFVEFASAQYRSMHKAWSFFGCVARYLDELPDDQFDLIIFDCPPAIGYQSLNAAFAADILYIPSGPGYWEYDSTTSFLGQLGDALEDISVGYEKIAEDAGIQLPKRFDDVRLLMTRFETSNPLHAAMMEAFRNVFGADVCQNAIEMTRAVEQSGRFQMSVYEQDYRQMTRETWKRARQSFDAAYDEFKGVVLGAWERRGQKEEVEA; translated from the coding sequence ATGCGCGATCATTCAGATCTACAGACAATGAACGAAAGAAGCCTCGCCCAGCAGGCAGCGGTGCGAAAGGCGACATTCTCTCCGGCCGAGGAAAAGACCCTCCGGCCATTCTCCATCTGGGAGATCAGCCAGTTCATGTTCGACGTGCCGGCAGACACGTTGCGCAAGAAGCTGGCCGACGATCCCTCGCTGCCGCAAGGCAGCACCGAGGAGGACGGACGGCAGCGCTGGTTCTCGCTGGGCGAGATCAACGAGCTGCGCCGGCGCGTGCGGTTCCGGGGCAAGACGCTTCTGCCCAAGCGTCCGGCGGGCCGCGCGATGCGGGTGGCGGTGTCCAACTTCAAGGGCGGCGTCGGCAAGACGGTCGTGGCGCAGCACCTGGCCAATGCCGCCGCGCTCGACGGCTACCGGGTGCTGGTGATCGACTTCGACCCGCAGGCGACGATGACCCACTCGATGGGGCTGGTCGAGGTCAAGGAATGGAACACGGTCTGGGGCATCATGTGCCGCGACCTCTGCCGCGAGGCGGACCGGATCGCGCAGGCCTACGACGATCCGGCCGACTGCCCCTACCCCACCGCCGACGAGCTGCCCGAGGACGTGCAGTCGATCGGCGCGCAACGGGTGCAGGACTTCATCCAGAAGACGGCCTGGCCGACCATCGACATCATCCCGTCGTGTGCCAACGCGGCCTTCGTCGAATTCGCCAGCGCGCAGTACCGCTCGATGCACAAGGCCTGGAGCTTCTTCGGCTGCGTCGCGCGCTACCTCGACGAGCTGCCCGACGACCAGTTCGACCTCATCATCTTCGACTGCCCGCCGGCCATCGGCTACCAATCGCTGAACGCGGCCTTCGCCGCCGACATCCTCTACATCCCCTCGGGCCCCGGCTACTGGGAGTACGACTCGACCACGAGCTTCCTCGGACAGCTCGGCGACGCGCTCGAGGACATCTCGGTCGGATACGAGAAGATCGCCGAGGATGCCGGCATCCAGCTGCCCAAGCGGTTCGACGACGTGCGTCTGCTGATGACGCGGTTCGAGACCTCGAACCCGCTGCACGCCGCGATGATGGAGGCGTTCCGGAATGTCTTCGGCGCCGACGTCTGTCAGAACGCGATCGAGATGACCCGGGCGGTCGAGCAGTCGGGCCGGTTCCAGATGTCGGTCTACGAACAGGACTACAGGCAGATGACCCGCGAGACGTGGAAGCGCGCGCGGCAGAGTTTCGATGCGGCCTACGACGAGTTCAAGGGGGTCGTGCTCGGCGCCTGGGAACGGCGGGGCCAGAAAGAGGAGGTTGAGGCATGA